The Malassezia japonica chromosome 5, complete sequence genome contains a region encoding:
- the ECHS1 gene encoding enoyl-CoA hydratase (EggNog:ENOG503NTZK; COG:I) translates to MFALRSVRAAVTPVRSAAPLTARATFSTSLPRLSPAATEAYTNIQVSDPKEGVRLITLNRPKALNALNSQLFHELNDAAKQADEDAQINAIVITGSEKAFAAGADIKEMKDKTFAEAYKSNFLGHWSQLTQVRKPIIAAVNGYALGGGNELAMMTDIILASPTAVFGQPEINLGVIPGAGGTQRLTRAIGKSRTMEIVLTGRNLTADEAEAAGLISRVVREGSVVDEAVAVASRIGKKSQIAIQAAKEAVNSSYELSLAEGIRLERRLFQSLFSTHDQKEGMAAFAEKRKPDFTNN, encoded by the coding sequence ATGTTTGCTCTGCGTTCTGTCCGTGCTGCTGTGACGCCTGTGCGctctgctgcgccgctgaCCGCGCGTGCGACGTTTTCCACGTCGCTTCCCCGCCTGTCGCCTGCTGCGACCGAGGCCTACACCAACATCCAGGTGTCGGACCCGAAGGAGGGCGTGCGTCTTATTACGCTGAACCGCCCCAAGGCGCTGAATGCGCTCAACTCGCAGCTCTTCCACGAGCTGAACGACGCTGCGAAGCAGGCTGACGAGGATGCTCAGATCAACGCGATCGTCATCACTGGCAGCGAGAAGGCCTttgcggccggcgccgacatCAAGGAGATGAAGGACAAGACCTTTGCCGAGGCGTACAAGTCCAACTTCCTTGGCCACTGGTCGCAGCTTAcgcaggtgcgcaagcCGATCATTGCCGCGGTCAACGGCTACGCCCTGGGTGGTGGTAACGAGCTTGCGATGATGACCGATATCATCctcgcctcgccgaccgccgTCTTTGGCCAGCCCGAGATCAACCTCGGTGTGATCCCTGGTGcgggcggcacgcagcgccttaCGCGCGCTATCGGCAAGAGCCGCACCATGGAGATTGTGCTCACCGGCCGCAACCTCACCGCTGAtgaggccgaggccgctgGCCTCATCTCGCGCGTCGTTCGCGAGGGTTCGGTCGTGGACGAGGCTGTGGcggtcgcctcgcgcatcggcaAGAAGAGCCAGATCGCGATCCAGGCTGCAAAGGAGGCCGTCAACTCTTCGTACGAGCtctcgctcgccgagggtatccgcctcgagcgccgcctcttcCAGTCCCTCTTCTCCACCCACGACCAAAAGGAGGGTATGGCTGCCTTTGccgagaagcgcaagcCCGACTTTACCAACAACTAG